From one Gammaproteobacteria bacterium genomic stretch:
- a CDS encoding DUF1295 domain-containing protein yields the protein MCAVWLYYRATGIPNIVDVAWSIGHWLAGTLYLFAHGTNTRTVILWSVLSLWTLRLASYLYWTRVRPRIVDQRYIKIQDATKMAPALSFFLNYQLQAFLIMLTVSPLYFDGQSTIASLTWLDWLAIPTILIAIIFATIADLQLRRFVKHHKGQVCDIGLWRYSRHPNYFFEWLVWVGFALTAFSTPYGFWAIVSPLTLYLIMTKITGPMTERGSIESKPAAYREYQAKTPMFFPWFKS from the coding sequence ATGTGTGCTGTTTGGTTGTATTACCGAGCAACAGGCATACCTAATATAGTAGATGTCGCATGGTCAATCGGCCATTGGCTTGCCGGCACCCTTTATTTATTTGCACATGGCACGAACACGCGTACAGTCATTCTATGGAGTGTGCTGTCGCTGTGGACACTTCGTCTCGCAAGCTATCTATACTGGACACGTGTACGTCCTCGCATCGTCGATCAACGCTATATTAAGATCCAAGATGCTACTAAGATGGCACCTGCGCTCAGCTTTTTTCTCAATTACCAACTCCAGGCATTTTTGATAATGCTGACGGTAAGCCCTTTGTACTTTGACGGTCAGTCAACCATCGCATCGTTAACATGGCTGGATTGGCTCGCAATCCCGACAATTCTTATCGCGATTATTTTCGCAACCATAGCCGATTTACAATTAAGGCGCTTCGTTAAACACCATAAAGGCCAAGTTTGTGATATCGGTCTTTGGCGGTATTCACGCCACCCCAATTACTTCTTTGAATGGCTGGTTTGGGTAGGTTTTGCACTGACGGCTTTTTCTACTCCCTATGGCTTTTGGGCAATAGTATCACCACTGACACTCTATTTGATTATGACAAAAATAACCGGACCGATGACCGAACGCGGCTCAATCGAATCAAAACCCGCAGCATACCGAGAATACCAAGCTAAAACGCCAATGTTTTTTCCTTGGTTTAAAAGTTGA
- a CDS encoding DUF2878 domain-containing protein: MRFPAYVHRLFHSVCYYIIWFVGLYSAAQLHSIVGLFITLIIFFLQIFWQYRIAQDTRDLIRLIIVLTFCGVCVDSVMVWLNIFIYQDNIFYPYLCPPWMIMQWLEFAIIVHALLESLWTRPILAAFCCLLGFPLTYLGGARLGAVTFVHGNWTVILVGLIWMWLLPAIMYQHYQKVLRC; this comes from the coding sequence ATGCGTTTCCCAGCATATGTGCATCGCCTATTTCATTCAGTGTGTTATTATATTATTTGGTTTGTAGGTCTTTATTCTGCCGCGCAATTGCATTCGATTGTGGGTTTATTTATTACACTTATTATTTTTTTCTTGCAAATTTTTTGGCAATATCGTATCGCACAAGATACGCGTGATTTAATTCGATTAATAATTGTTTTGACATTCTGTGGTGTCTGCGTTGATAGTGTGATGGTATGGCTTAATATCTTCATTTACCAAGACAATATTTTTTATCCTTATTTATGTCCACCCTGGATGATTATGCAGTGGTTAGAGTTCGCAATAATTGTTCATGCATTACTAGAATCTCTCTGGACTCGTCCAATTTTGGCAGCTTTTTGTTGTTTGCTCGGATTTCCCTTGACTTATTTGGGCGGGGCACGCTTGGGCGCAGTCACTTTTGTGCATGGTAACTGGACTGTTATTCTGGTGGGTCTTATTTGGATGTGGTTGTTACCTGCTATCATGTATCAGCATTATCAAAAGGTACTAAGATGCTAA
- a CDS encoding DUF1365 domain-containing protein — MIAEGIYSGKVWHQRLVPLPHQFRYQMLMIAIDLDNLSQVFTSKNILTHNRRGIFSLRDRDHFPGSSNSLRENIVGMLPDAIKTQPYRIMLISQLAHFGFAFNPISFFVITSAQNDQIVGLILEVHNTPWGERHYYPLFDLKNEEGVLHTRFKKVLHVSPFLSMNYSYAFSLKPSGDSVMIKMENWQDDIPHFCAGITLKHHPLESHQITSQFLRHLFSPYKTVAAIYWHALRLWLKGVPFCPHPKSVKD, encoded by the coding sequence TTGATCGCAGAAGGAATCTACAGCGGTAAGGTATGGCATCAACGCCTCGTCCCATTACCACATCAGTTTCGCTACCAGATGTTGATGATTGCCATCGATTTAGACAACCTATCCCAGGTCTTCACGTCAAAAAATATTTTGACACACAATCGACGCGGAATATTCTCCTTGAGAGATCGTGATCATTTTCCCGGTAGCTCGAATTCTTTGCGTGAAAATATTGTTGGGATGCTACCTGATGCCATTAAGACTCAACCTTATCGAATAATGTTAATCAGCCAACTTGCACATTTTGGTTTTGCATTCAATCCTATTAGTTTTTTTGTTATTACCTCTGCTCAAAATGATCAAATAGTGGGATTGATTCTTGAGGTACACAACACGCCATGGGGTGAACGTCACTATTATCCGCTATTTGATTTAAAAAACGAAGAGGGCGTACTACATACGCGATTTAAGAAAGTTTTGCATGTATCTCCCTTTCTTTCCATGAATTATTCCTATGCTTTTTCATTAAAACCCTCGGGCGATAGCGTCATGATCAAAATGGAAAATTGGCAGGATGACATTCCACATTTCTGTGCAGGAATTACACTAAAGCACCATCCTCTCGAATCTCATCAAATCACCTCACAATTTTTACGACACCTCTTTTCACCTTACAAAACTGTTGCAGCAATTTATTGGCATGCGTTAAGATTGTGGCTGAAAGGTGTGCCATTCTGCCCTCATCCTAAATCAGTGAAAGACTAA
- a CDS encoding FAD-dependent oxidoreductase: MALKENIAIIGSGISGLSCAHILGQHANVTLFESNSYFGGHTNTVSVPYQGEEHAIDTGFIVFNKRNYPKFTQLIEKLDVPYQNSEMSFSFSSKQYHLEYNGHNLRTLFSQKRNLLRPKFYGLLKDILRFNRDGKHYLYNDKKQDLTLKAYVDYHNYGEWFWRVYLLPMVASIWSSTPQTVENMPAKFILYFFDNHGMLSLNELPQWLTIKGGSQNYVKALLREFTGKALNNAHVSKVTRDLSGITVHIGSEQLHFDQVIFACHSDTALQLLANPSADEINILSTIPYQKNEVVLHTDAQIMPKRRNIWASWNYHASHEGLPTLTYYMNRLQALTIPNDFFVSVNMTSQVEPSLIIKRFEYAHPVFHELAIAAQSQFAKISGQNNTYFCGAYWFNGFHEDGVASAVRVCEQLGVSF, translated from the coding sequence ATGGCTCTTAAAGAGAACATTGCAATTATCGGCTCAGGAATCTCGGGTCTTTCTTGTGCGCATATTTTAGGGCAACACGCCAATGTCACATTATTTGAATCAAACTCCTACTTTGGTGGACATACCAATACTGTCAGCGTACCCTACCAGGGCGAAGAGCATGCAATCGATACCGGGTTTATTGTTTTTAATAAGCGTAATTATCCCAAATTTACCCAACTGATCGAAAAGCTGGACGTGCCCTATCAAAACAGCGAAATGAGCTTCAGTTTCTCATCCAAACAATACCACTTAGAATATAATGGTCATAATTTACGCACACTTTTCAGTCAAAAAAGAAATTTACTCAGGCCTAAATTTTACGGTTTGTTAAAAGACATTTTGCGATTTAACCGTGATGGGAAACACTATCTATACAACGATAAAAAACAAGACTTAACATTGAAAGCCTATGTTGATTACCACAATTATGGCGAATGGTTTTGGCGCGTTTACTTGCTGCCAATGGTAGCATCGATTTGGTCAAGCACACCGCAAACAGTTGAAAACATGCCTGCGAAATTCATTTTATATTTCTTCGATAATCATGGGATGTTAAGCCTCAACGAATTACCTCAATGGCTCACCATCAAAGGTGGCAGTCAAAACTATGTCAAGGCATTACTACGGGAATTTACGGGAAAGGCCTTGAATAACGCTCACGTTAGCAAAGTCACACGTGATCTTTCCGGCATTACAGTGCATATCGGCTCAGAGCAGTTGCACTTTGACCAAGTGATATTCGCATGTCACAGTGATACAGCGTTGCAACTACTCGCAAATCCGAGCGCTGATGAAATCAACATTTTGAGCACCATTCCCTATCAAAAAAACGAAGTGGTTTTGCATACCGATGCTCAAATCATGCCTAAACGGAGAAATATTTGGGCCAGCTGGAATTACCACGCATCACATGAAGGACTTCCCACATTGACTTATTACATGAACCGATTACAAGCTTTAACGATACCGAACGATTTTTTTGTCAGTGTTAACATGACAAGCCAGGTCGAGCCTAGCCTAATTATCAAACGCTTTGAGTACGCACACCCTGTTTTTCATGAACTGGCAATTGCTGCGCAAAGCCAATTCGCAAAAATCAGCGGTCAAAACAACACTTATTTTTGCGGAGCTTATTGGTTCAATGGATTTCATGAAGATGGCGTTGCTAGTGCTGTCCGTGTATGTGAACAATTAGGAGTTTCATTTTGA